accaagataaaaaaaaaggtgaaagaaattaaaggtactgaacttgtcaaatccaggtgcacggagcccctggagcttttagtcatacctcaggcagctatccgttagaagaactaccaagtttcattgacttgcacccaaagagtcaagaactgcgatttattttacgaattaattttgtactgggacccggctggtcttgacctatttttggatctaaatttagatcaggtcaCCACATCATGCAAAAAAAGAAACGTCACTAACGTAtatcagacatcatcatgagtttgtgtaaaacaaaatggaggccggaatcactcagttgaatcgaactccgatcaaacaccacgtaataactaggttaatttatgcactcgcgtgaacaagaaactgtcgagcttcacagatgtcgtcgttgggtagttttggtttttatatttagtcaagttttgttttttactaccataggaggaattttgaactgtgaatgcactcagctgcaacaaaaacgcaaaacgaaggctgtgagctgcactgtgcctttaaacatttCTGTAATACAAAATTCAATATGATGTTGAAATAACCTACTGTGCGTGAGCACATCTTGCAGTAGGTCTTTCTGGTGTCCCACGAGCTCTGAGTTGGGAATGTCACGACCTTCTGATTccgcttgcatgcctgtgacaCAAAACATAAAATTCCGGCCCTCTGAATTTGTTGCATACAGAGTACTACGCTAAATAACAGCTGTACATttgaccacaggagcttgtattaAAGCTCTGGTCGATTGAAGTAACCTACTTCTTTATCATTCCTGTAGTAGAACTACTATTATTCAATACTGTTATTTGACTGGCGTTTTGATACAAGTTCCTGTGATTTGACCAACTTTGGTCAATTGTTTTCTTCTAACTCCGCTTTTAATCGCGTGATTCATGACACAAAAGAAAAGGAAACTTTGTTTTATGCAAAAAGCACGTTGCTAAGCAACTATTGTAAATGTCAACAAACAGATATTGTTCTTTTGTACAACTGGATGCATCATTTTGTTCAAGGTGTATCACTTTCAAAATGCAGGTATAATCGCAGCTTGAGGATAATTATGTGATACAAGTGTTTGCTGGtttctttgcttgcttgcttgctgtaTAATTTACACAGGGCCTACATTGGTAGCGTTTAACAAATATTTGAGAAAAAGGTATTTGGAATATTTAAGCAACATTAATTTTACATTTAatatattttctcaggagagGTATCCATTAAACCTCTGATATTGTCAATTGATTCATTTTGTTGTGTTTCTGGTCGAGTTTGTTCGGATGACGAATTTTGTGTTGATATTGAGTTTACAAGATTTTGATTTGGAGTTAACATGACAATATTGTTTTCTAGTTCGTATTTGGACATGTATATGTACgaaaaagaagtaaaaacatgtcaaaagaaaaacaaattacCCAGGCCTAAGAGGACAAAGTTGACGTCATTTCCTTTCACAGCCCTGATGACTAACTGGGAGTCGTAGTTACTGCACTTATGATTGACTGCGTCACAGCCCTCCGCGACCTTGACATTGTGTGCAAGCTTGGAAAGTCCTTGCAGGGCTGTTGTCTTGACACGCGACGGTGAATTGGGGGGATAGTCTCCAACAATCTCAGTCGTGTTGGCGAAGGGGCCGACAACCTAGTGATATGAAAACTTATGTAAAGGCCAAAACATTCAAAGATGCGGTGATGTATTTACACATCGAGCCTCTCTGATGAGCACGAAGAATGTGTCAACAATTGGtggcgccgtgtgtgtgtgtgtgtgtgtgtgtgtgtgtgtgtgtgtgtgtgtgtgtgtgcgcgcgtgtgtgtgtgtgtgtgtgtgtgtgtgtgtgtgtgtgtatgtgtgtgtgtgtgtgtgtgtgtgtgtgtgtgtgtgagtgtaggtgagtgtgtgtctatctgtctatgtcaGTATATACCGGAACCTTTGTGTGCCCAAGCTTGTCTGTGTAATTTGCTTTTTGAATGTTTCAGTTCTATATCAGAGACAACACCGAACGGAATATGTGCGCCAGCGCCTTTATGCTGCGCACTACTTTCGGTTGCATATGGCCAAGTCACAGCCTCGCATATTGATTTAACCGTGTGACCTAAGATGTTATGTGACagtttgaccaaaatgtgacaTCTAAGAAAAATGACCGTCTCGATCTGTGGAgaatgtcattttttttatcaagaatACATTTAACGTATAATGTCGAAGCCACACTTACACCGATGTTTCCAAACAACGTATGCTTAAGAGGAAGGATTCCGTTGTTCTTGAGCAGGACGAAGGTTTTCATGGCAGCTTCTAGGGTCAATGCCTTGTTCTCAGCGGTCAAAACGTCCGCGTTGCTCAATTTGCTGTAGGGGTCCATCTCTGGTGGGTCAAACTCGCCCAGCCTCATCCTGGTGTAGAACAGCGGCTTGACGCTTTCCCGTACTTTCTGCTCTGTCACCTTGCCTTGTTTCACTGCTTCCACTATTAAGTGTATGAAAAAATAGATAAACGAGTTGCTTACCTTGCTTTATTTTGAACTATGACGTATTGAGGCGTAACAGACGGagttaattttgttgttgtttttgtttttgttgttgttgttgttgttgttgttgttgttgttgttgttgttgtttgtgctgtacAAACAATACACACGTGGAGAGTGCCTTTCCTATGCGATTTACTTGCTTCAAAATATTCAGTTTCACGCCGCTCGATTCaaagaacagttaaaactgaATAGTAGACAACTTAACTTGATTTGTCCACACACAATGATACTGCGTCtgttaaacaaaacacacactcacacaaaaacagatCTAGATAATTAAGGACCCTTTCAAGTAATTCGCAGAAACTGTTTGTTGAATGTAACTATTTTAACCATCGAATCGAACGAATGCAATGGCAACGAACACATTGCTCGGCTTACCCAAAGAAAAGTATACAGGGGTTGCCAAGTTACTTGACAGCTCCAGGTTACAGCCAGCATTGACGCAGGCAGCCACGGTGTCGACGCTGTTGTTGAGGTAGTGGTGCTGGTCTATGATGTGCTCGATGGCGCCTTGGTCGCTGATAACGTAACCCTTAAAGCCCCACTCTCCTCGTGCAACGTCCGTCAACAGTTTCTTGTTGGCACAGGCTGGTACGCCGTTGATTCTGTCAAAGAATGTACAGTTTGTCTTAACATTATTGAGAAGTTTGCCTCTTCAAATGGAGCAATTATAAAATAAAAGGTTACAATTATAGCCATCCGTCATACGTTTTGAACCGATTGTTTTTAAACATGCGCGcatgatacttcttcttctgcgttcatgggatGTAACTCCCACGTACCTTCGTGTCTTATGCATTAGTGGGGTTTTACACGTATGTCCGTTcttatcccgccatttaggcagccatatgccgctttcagCGAAAGCATACTGGGTAAttccgtgtttctataacccaccgaactctaacatgAATAACACGATCTTATCCGTGCGCATTTTGTCTTGTGAGTGCTATGAGCTAGGTAAAACATGGTTGACTGCTTTTTTTTATGTCAAAGGGATCACTTAAAACGCCAGCTTGTCAGAATAGATAAGAAGTAGAAACACGAGTGATAAATCAACAACGGGTAATTTCTACGCTAGTGTGCTGAgtgttaaggccaaaaaaaggtctgtttacggtaacataggccaaaaaaatagggtcggcccgctattgcgcgggccgaatctttagggttagggttagggttagggttagattcgcgcaatagcggccccgcgcaatagcggacccgcgcaatagcggcccatcccccaaaaaatagggtcggtaggtcgggattatttatttatttatttatttccaaaaaaacatatttttacgttttttccccaaatgccaaaaaaaaagtctagggtcgcgcgaaaaaaatagggtcggtcaggttaccgtaaacagactattttttgggggggcctaaagGTAACCCGTACAGCACACTTGAAACTTCTGAATGTACCAAATTAATCCAGGGCAGGAAGGAACGGAAAACGTTTTAGCTACGTTACAGTATCTTGGCGGGTTACAATCCTATGCATTTATACCTGTTGTAGCTACACATGAGGTTGTAGGTTCCAGCTTCCACACAAGTTCTGAAGGCAGGCAGGAAGGTCATTCTCCAGTCCTCCTCTGATACCTGAAGAAGAGAACACATTTGAGTTCTAATGGACGAAATGACGCCTCGCACGCaccacgcactcacgcacgcgcgcacgcacgcacacgcacaagcacgcccacgcacaagcacacacacacacacacacacacacacacacataccagaaACTTTGACTGACAGCAGAATTGCAGTGGACTTATGTAGATCACTAATCTATTCAACAGTTCTGACGAAAAGCTGAAAGAGCTTTCGATTCTTAAACCTTCATTTCAACTTCTATATGACGAGGAAAACAACCCAACGAACTCACAATAGCGTTGAACCTTGTCCGATGCGCATCCAGGTTTTCAGGACCGCCGTGAACATCAAAGTGTTTACATCCACCGCTGGCACGGACGTAGCGAGGGTGGTTGCCTTGGAGACCTTGGATGAAAGCCGTAGCGTAGGATCCGGTCAGGAAAGGATCCTCACCATATGTTTCCTAAAAACCGTCCACCAGTGAACCGAAAACCGTTTATGAAGATATAGGTCGACATTGCGGACTGCTGCTTTCACATTATCATGATTCTAACTGTTGATGTTGAGGGGCAGTTGTGTGTCAATCAAATTATGTTATTGCTGGTCTTATCTGTGCTTGTTGACGACCACTCCCAAAAAGCATGCAGGTACGAATTTGATTCTGTGATGAAACAATGGTGCAAACcatgtctttctttattttggtgtttaacgtccttttcaaccacgaaggtcatatcgcgacggggaaaggggggagatgggatagagccacttgtcaattgtttcttgttcacaaaagcactaatcaaaaatttgctccaggggcttgcaacgtagtacaatgtactaccttactgggagaatgcaagtttccagtacaaaggacttaacatttcttacatactgcttgactaaaatctttacaaaaattcactatattctatacaagaaacacttaacaagggtaaaacgagaaacagaatccgttagtcgcctcttacgacatgctggggagcatcgggtaaattcttccccctaacccgcgggggggcaAACCATGTCTAGAGTATATGAGAACGCGCTAGTCTAGTTGGAGAACGGGACTGTTATCGGTACAGGaggggtcaacttatgtgcagacctgctagtaccgtatcccccttcgtgtgtacacgcaagcacaagaccaagtacgcacggaaaagatcctgtaatccatgtcagagttcggcgggttatagaaacacgaaaatacccagcatgtttccttcgaaagcggcgtatggctgcctaaatggcggggtaaaaacggtcatacacgtaaaaatccactcgtgcaaaaaacacgagtgtacgtgggagtttcagcccacgaacgcagaagaagaagaagaagaaggtacagGAGGGAgacggggaggggggaggggggggggtaatctCCAATCGcattgacttgccattggccTTAAAGGGACACTTTCAAGTACTTAACAATCACCTGGTTCCTGCCCCATCTGGAGTCCCTCATGATGTTGATGACGGGAGAGAAGCAGGAGGCCCCGGTGTGAAAACGGTAGTTGCCCTGTTTGACGAAGTCGTTGTGCTTCCCTCGGACTTCTTTTGCTGACGCTTCTGCCACCCGGAATATCAGGTCAGTGCTGAACAAAAAACATTTACTGATTAGATATGCGTAAAGGGCAAACATAGACTAAACACAACGACATGTGCGTGGCAATGACTGTAGCCGCTGAAAAATCGAGACTTGCCAAGCTAGACTTTGTTCTTGTAAGAACACATCCATTTGTTACAAATAGGACAACAGCAATGGTTATACATTTTCGATTTGTTTAACAGTGACGTGACGGCACAGTAACCTTCACTGACGAAACTTTGAAGAAGAAACACAATGATTAGAAAAACGTACAACTATTTTAACAAAAACATATTTCTTCCTTAAAAggaacaacacaacacaacaaaaaccacaacaacacaaacaaaatcaacaacaacaacaacaacaacaacaacaacaccaccaagtACACACCCATATTGAAACCAGAACACAATCACAccatcttaaaggcacagtaagcctcccgtaaaccatcacagatactgtcaggcttttacacacagtacaaacacccttccatttgaacgctcaccaaacgggaacatcctaggtgccctccgtaaagagcgagcaattttcaaagaatttatttttgcatggtttatcttacccctgagccatcgtgaacccgtgtgatcaagtttctctttttcacaatgtagtcgtcagttagtgatttgaatgcgactcgctgtgagcttatctgcaatagcacgttattaagtacctctgactatgcacgaaacaaacggctgtggttcacaagaactctagcgatggcttttgacatttcagaggaactggcgataggtataaaccgtcgtctgctacgagaaccacaactttgcgtgaccctgcttccgggcttttcttttttcaaattttcaaaacttcgaattgtactgatcttgtcttgatgaaaaaataattcttttgtgatttaagaatgtttgtgtaacacgctgtcaatttattatttagattttaaaagttaggtccagcgccaaaacgcaccacggtcagagtgtgtgaggagacaatccgcaaatttatttctttgaacattgctcgctctttacgtagggcacctaggatgttcccgtttggtgagcgttcaaatggaagggtgtttgtactgtgtgtaaaagcctgacagtatctgtgatggtttacgggaggcttactgtgcctttaagttcgTACCTAAAGGCAGCAGCCAGGCCCAAAGACTGTGGGAAAGAAGTAGCATCCCCTGGTGCTCCCGAATCCCCCCTCAGACACTCGGTGTCCCACTCGTAAGGATCGATACCCAGTCTCGAGATGGCTGGGGCTGGTCCGCCTGATGAGAGTAAattcagtcaatcaatcaatcaaacaatcaatcaatcaaccaatcaatcagtcattgataaattaatcaatcaaccaatcaatcaattcatGGATCAATTCATCAATCAACTAATCAAAcaatcttcttctccttcttcttcttcgttcgtgggctaaaacttcctcgtacactcgtgtttttgcacgagtggatttttacgtgtatgaccgtttttgccccgccatttaggcagccatacgccgctttcggaagaagcatgctgggtatgttcgtgtttctataacccaccaaactctgacatggattacaggatcttttctgtgcgcattttggtcttgtgcttgcgtgtacacacgaagggggataagccactagcaggtctgcacataagttgaccaattaagaggccgacgtcttaccacaccgccacagcgcccgtcaatcaaacaaacaatcactcaatcaatcaatcgatgaATCAATCGgtccatcaatcaatcgatcaattaATCAAAAAATGTTCGGCTGAAAAAAGTGCTTGTTTGAATTGGCATTCTTATGACTTTATGTCATATGTGCTTCTGACACTGGGATGAACATTGCAGCAAATACGACAAAGAAAGAATGCTGCAAGTCAAAGTCATTATGCATGTTATGAGTGACTGCAAAATGCTACAAGTCAAAGTCATTATGCATGTTATGAGTGACTGCAAAATGCTACAAGTCAAAGTCATTATGCATGTTATGAGTGACTGCAAAATGCTACAAGTCAAAGTCATTATGCATGCTATGAGTGACTGCGAAATGCTACAAGTCAAAGTCTTTATGCATGTTATGCGTGACTGCGAAATGCTGCAAGTCAAAGTCATTATGCATGTTATGAGTGACTGCAAAATGCTACAAGTCAAAGTCATTATGCATGTTATGAGTGACTGCAAAATGCTACAAGTCAAAGTCATTATGCATGCTATGAGTGACTGCGAAATGCTACAAGTCAAAGTCTTTATGCATGTTATGCGTGACTGCGAAATGCTGGTCTTTCTTGTCACGCAACGCTCAAAAGGAAGGATGGTGATCTTGAGAAATATATTATTATAGTGTGTATATGTatacgtgtgtgggtgtgtgtgtgtgtgtgtgtgtgtgcgcgcgcgcctgtgtgtgtgtgggggggtggggtgcttgtgtgtgtgtgcgtgtgtgtgtgtgtgtgtgtgtgtgtgtgtgtgtgtgtgtgtgtggtgtgtgtgtgtgtgtgtgtgtgcgtgtgtgtggtgtgtgtgtgtgtgtggtgtgtgtgtggtgtgtgtgtgtgtgtgtgtgtgtgtgtgtgcgtgtgtgtgtgtgggtgggtgtgtgtgtgggtgtgtgtgtgtgtgtgggtgtgtgtgtgtgtgtgtggtgtgtgtgtgtgtgtgtgtgtgtgtgtgtgtgtgtgtgtgtgtgtgtgtgtgtgtgtgggtgtgtgtgtgtgtgtggtgtgtgtgtgtgtgtgtgtgtgtgtgtgtgtgtgtgtgtgtgtgtgtgtggtgtgtgcgtgtgtgtggggtgtgtgtgtgtgtgtgtgtgtgtgtgtgtgtgtgtgtgtgtgtgtgtgtgtgtgtatgtggtcgTTAGTGTTTGCGCCTGCTAACTGGTGTACCTTTATATATTTGCGCAGGCGCGTACATATAAGCCTGTAAGCATGCAGTTggttgtcaatcaatcaatcaatgaagcttatatcgcgcatattccgtgggtacagttctaggcgctctgcagtgatgccgtgtgagatgaaattttatacggccagtagattgcagccatgtcggcgcatatttacctttcacggccttattccaagtcacacgggtatgccgtatggtagacaattattaactgtgcctaagcaattttgccaggaaaaacccttttgtcaatcgtgggatctttaacgtgcacacccaatgtagtatacacggggggtggttcggacaccgaagagagtctgcacacaaagttgactctgtgaaataaatttccgccgaacctgggatcgaactcgcgctgacagcggccaactgaatacaaatccagcgcgctaccaactgagctatatccccgccccattgtGCGTCATTTGAAGAGGAGGAGTAAGAACAGTACTTTGTGCGAGGGTTTACACAGAATTAAGATCGATGCATTTTGTACCTCAAAATTAACAAACCTTCCGCAAAAACTATTCAAGAAATCAAACGAAACAATATCACCTCTATTGCCCGCTCCGCCCCGCGCCATCTGTAGCTGCATCTCCTCCAGGGTCAGTCTCTTGACGATGTCATCCACCCTCACGTCCCAGGGTAGGGACACGTTACGGAACGGGTAGTCACCATGGCTTGCAGCTCCAAGCACTGAATCCGTAAACTTCGCAATTATGCAAAACGCGAACAGCCACAAAGCTGCCATTTTGCTCAAGCTGTTCGGATAGTGCCACTGAGCTTAATAATACCAACAGttgcaaaaagaacaagattaATTTTGCTGATGTATAAATGTTCTTTTTGCCCTAGttaggaaaacaaagaaagataagGTGTGACCTTCCATTGTCTCAGCAGAGTAAAACAATTCCTCTGTCTTTTACTGTGACAGATGTTAGATGTCTCaccgtgcctgtgtgtgtatgtgtgtgtgtgtgtgtgtgtgtgtgtgtgtgtgtgtttgtgtgtgtgtatgtgtgtgagtgtgtgtgtgtgtgtgtgtgtgtgcgtgcgtgcgtgggtgcgtgtgtgcgtgcgtgtgtgcgtgcgtgcgtgcgtgcgtgcgtgcgtgtgtgcgtgtgtgtgtgtgtgtgtgtgtgtgtgtgtgtgtgtg
The sequence above is a segment of the Littorina saxatilis isolate snail1 linkage group LG3, US_GU_Lsax_2.0, whole genome shotgun sequence genome. Coding sequences within it:
- the LOC138962988 gene encoding uncharacterized protein; its protein translation is MAALWLFAFCIIAKFTDSVLGAASHGDYPFRNVSLPWDVRVDDIVKRLTLEEMQLQMARGGAGNRGGPAPAISRLGIDPYEWDTECLRGDSGAPGDATSFPQSLGLAAAFSTDLIFRVAEASAKEVRGKHNDFVKQGNYRFHTGASCFSPVINIMRDSRWGRNQETYGEDPFLTGSYATAFIQGLQGNHPRYVRASGGCKHFDVHGGPENLDAHRTRFNAIVSEEDWRMTFLPAFRTCVEAGTYNLMCSYNRINGVPACANKKLLTDVARGEWGFKGYVISDQGAIEHIIDQHHYLNNSVDTVAACVNAGCNLELSSNLATPVYFSLVEAVKQGKVTEQKVRESVKPLFYTRMRLGEFDPPEMDPYSKLSNADVLTAENKALTLEAAMKTFVLLKNNGILPLKHTLFGNIGVVGPFANTTEIVGDYPPNSPSRVKTTALQGLSKLAHNVKVAEGCDAVNHKCSNYDSQLVIRAVKGNDVNFVLLGLGMQAESEGRDIPNSELVGHQKDLLQDVLTHTHNTPVVVLLFNANPVNISFAHDDSRVAAILECFYPAQAAGDAIRHVLLNDVKGAVPAGRLPYTWPLLASQLPPITNYSMQGRTYRYFEGEPLYPFGYGLSYTTFEYNYLIHLTSIHAGQTMTGSITVRNKGKLEADEVVQIYIRWKDASLPAPKLQLAWFDRVTVAAGQEIQLSFTIDAKVMALWINDGWYVKPGAMDIFGGGQQPFQTRKAPSNVVASSFTISGTKSLGKY